The Epinephelus lanceolatus isolate andai-2023 chromosome 8, ASM4190304v1, whole genome shotgun sequence genome includes a window with the following:
- the hm13 gene encoding minor histocompatibility antigen H13 isoform X1: MSSDTEQVPASAPEAAAAVLDALNATDSNGTEALNVTAKFVATPEGTALAYGSLVFMALLPIFFGALRSVSCSKSKELGENDYDSGFRNTSDMPETITSRDAARFPIIASCTLFGLYLFFKVFSQEYINLLLSVYFFGLGVLALSHTMSPLMSRIFPESFPNKQYQLLFTQGSGESKEEIVNYEFDTKNLVCLLISSVVGVWYLLKKHWIANNLFGLAFALNGVELLHLNNVSTGCILLGGLFVYDVFWVFGTNVMVTVAKSFEAPIKLVFPQDLLEKGLEASNFAMLGLGDIVIPGIFIALLLRFDVSLKKNSRTYFYSSFLAYIFGLGLTIFVMHTFKHAQPALLYLVPACVGFPVVVALFKGELTEMFRYEETPPEHATETKEETESEKKDQ, encoded by the exons ATGTCCTCCGACACGGAACAAGTCCCGGCCTCGGCCCCGGAGGCCGCCGCCGCCGTCCTGGACGCCCTGAACGCGACGGACTCCAACGGGACCGAGGCGCTCAACGTTACGGCTAAATTCGTGGCCACTCCGGAGGGCACTGCGCTGGCGTACGGCAGCCTGGTGTTCATGGCTCTGCTGCCCATCTTCTTCGGAGCCCTGCGCTCCGTGTCCTGCTCCAAATCCAAG GAGCTTGGAGAAAATGATTACGATTCTGGGTTCAGA AATACATCAGACATGCCAGAAACGATCACCAGTCGAGACGCAGCGAGGTTTCCCATCATCGCCAGCTGTACTCTGTTTGGGCTCTACCTCTTCTTCAAG GTGTTTTCTCAAGAGTACATCAACCTGCTGCTGTCGGTCTACTTCTTCGGCCTGGGCGTCCTGGCTCTGTCTCACACTATGAG TCCTCTGATGTCCAGAATCTTTCCAGAATCTTTCCCTAACAAACAGTACCAGCTGCTCTTCACTCAGGGCTCCGGAGAGTCCAAAGAAG aaaTAGTCAACTATGAGTTTGACACCAAGAACCTGGTGTGTCTGCTCATCAGCAGCGTGGTCGGCGTCTGGTACCTGCTCAAAAAG cacTGGATAGCCAATAACCTGTTTGGCCTGGCGTTCGCCCTGAACGGGGTGGAGCTGCTCCACCTGAACAACGTCAGTACCGGCTGCATCCTGCTGGGGGGGCTGTTTGTCTACGACGTCTTCTGG gtGTTTGGGACCAACGTCATGGTAACAGTCGCCAAGTCCTTTGAGGCACCAATCAAAT TGGTGTTTCCTCAGGACTTGTTGGAGAAAGGACTTGAAGCCAGTAACTTCGCCATGCTGGGTCTGGGTGACATCGTCATCCCTGGTATCTTCATCGCACTGCTGCTGCGCTTCGACGTCAG CCTGAAGAAGAACAGCAGGACGTATTTCTACTCCAGTTTCCTGGCCTACATCTTCGGACTGGGCCTCACCATCTTCGTCATGCACACCTTCAAACACGCACAG cCCGCCCTGCTCTACCTGGTCCCAGCCTGCGTCGGCTTCCCCGTCGTTGTAGCACTGTTCAAAGGAGAGCTCACAGAGATGTTCAG gtACGAGGAGACCCCTCCTGAGCACGCAACAGAGACTAAAGAGGAAACAgaatcagagaaaaaggacCAATAA
- the hm13 gene encoding minor histocompatibility antigen H13 isoform X2 — translation MSSDTEQVPASAPEAAAAVLDALNATDSNGTEALNVTAKFVATPEGTALAYGSLVFMALLPIFFGALRSVSCSKSKNTSDMPETITSRDAARFPIIASCTLFGLYLFFKVFSQEYINLLLSVYFFGLGVLALSHTMSPLMSRIFPESFPNKQYQLLFTQGSGESKEEIVNYEFDTKNLVCLLISSVVGVWYLLKKHWIANNLFGLAFALNGVELLHLNNVSTGCILLGGLFVYDVFWVFGTNVMVTVAKSFEAPIKLVFPQDLLEKGLEASNFAMLGLGDIVIPGIFIALLLRFDVSLKKNSRTYFYSSFLAYIFGLGLTIFVMHTFKHAQPALLYLVPACVGFPVVVALFKGELTEMFRYEETPPEHATETKEETESEKKDQ, via the exons ATGTCCTCCGACACGGAACAAGTCCCGGCCTCGGCCCCGGAGGCCGCCGCCGCCGTCCTGGACGCCCTGAACGCGACGGACTCCAACGGGACCGAGGCGCTCAACGTTACGGCTAAATTCGTGGCCACTCCGGAGGGCACTGCGCTGGCGTACGGCAGCCTGGTGTTCATGGCTCTGCTGCCCATCTTCTTCGGAGCCCTGCGCTCCGTGTCCTGCTCCAAATCCAAG AATACATCAGACATGCCAGAAACGATCACCAGTCGAGACGCAGCGAGGTTTCCCATCATCGCCAGCTGTACTCTGTTTGGGCTCTACCTCTTCTTCAAG GTGTTTTCTCAAGAGTACATCAACCTGCTGCTGTCGGTCTACTTCTTCGGCCTGGGCGTCCTGGCTCTGTCTCACACTATGAG TCCTCTGATGTCCAGAATCTTTCCAGAATCTTTCCCTAACAAACAGTACCAGCTGCTCTTCACTCAGGGCTCCGGAGAGTCCAAAGAAG aaaTAGTCAACTATGAGTTTGACACCAAGAACCTGGTGTGTCTGCTCATCAGCAGCGTGGTCGGCGTCTGGTACCTGCTCAAAAAG cacTGGATAGCCAATAACCTGTTTGGCCTGGCGTTCGCCCTGAACGGGGTGGAGCTGCTCCACCTGAACAACGTCAGTACCGGCTGCATCCTGCTGGGGGGGCTGTTTGTCTACGACGTCTTCTGG gtGTTTGGGACCAACGTCATGGTAACAGTCGCCAAGTCCTTTGAGGCACCAATCAAAT TGGTGTTTCCTCAGGACTTGTTGGAGAAAGGACTTGAAGCCAGTAACTTCGCCATGCTGGGTCTGGGTGACATCGTCATCCCTGGTATCTTCATCGCACTGCTGCTGCGCTTCGACGTCAG CCTGAAGAAGAACAGCAGGACGTATTTCTACTCCAGTTTCCTGGCCTACATCTTCGGACTGGGCCTCACCATCTTCGTCATGCACACCTTCAAACACGCACAG cCCGCCCTGCTCTACCTGGTCCCAGCCTGCGTCGGCTTCCCCGTCGTTGTAGCACTGTTCAAAGGAGAGCTCACAGAGATGTTCAG gtACGAGGAGACCCCTCCTGAGCACGCAACAGAGACTAAAGAGGAAACAgaatcagagaaaaaggacCAATAA
- the hm13 gene encoding minor histocompatibility antigen H13 isoform X3: MSSDTEQVPASAPEAAAAVLDALNATDSNGTEALNVTAKFVATPEGTALAYGSLVFMALLPIFFGALRSVSCSKSKNTSDMPETITSRDAARFPIIASCTLFGLYLFFKVFSQEYINLLLSVYFFGLGVLALSHTMSPLMSRIFPESFPNKQYQLLFTQGSGESKEEIVNYEFDTKNLVCLLISSVVGVWYLLKKHWIANNLFGLAFALNGVELLHLNNVSTGCILLGGLFVYDVFWVFGTNVMVTVAKSFEAPIKLVFPQDLLEKGLEASNFAMLGLGDIVIPGIFIALLLRFDVSLKKNSRTYFYSSFLAYIFGLGLTIFVMHTFKHAQPALLYLVPACVGFPVVVALFKGELTEMFSYESSEEVLPGSPRLTSFPTVSGSPASLASSMDAVSMVTGSSPRRRRLQPTSM; encoded by the exons ATGTCCTCCGACACGGAACAAGTCCCGGCCTCGGCCCCGGAGGCCGCCGCCGCCGTCCTGGACGCCCTGAACGCGACGGACTCCAACGGGACCGAGGCGCTCAACGTTACGGCTAAATTCGTGGCCACTCCGGAGGGCACTGCGCTGGCGTACGGCAGCCTGGTGTTCATGGCTCTGCTGCCCATCTTCTTCGGAGCCCTGCGCTCCGTGTCCTGCTCCAAATCCAAG AATACATCAGACATGCCAGAAACGATCACCAGTCGAGACGCAGCGAGGTTTCCCATCATCGCCAGCTGTACTCTGTTTGGGCTCTACCTCTTCTTCAAG GTGTTTTCTCAAGAGTACATCAACCTGCTGCTGTCGGTCTACTTCTTCGGCCTGGGCGTCCTGGCTCTGTCTCACACTATGAG TCCTCTGATGTCCAGAATCTTTCCAGAATCTTTCCCTAACAAACAGTACCAGCTGCTCTTCACTCAGGGCTCCGGAGAGTCCAAAGAAG aaaTAGTCAACTATGAGTTTGACACCAAGAACCTGGTGTGTCTGCTCATCAGCAGCGTGGTCGGCGTCTGGTACCTGCTCAAAAAG cacTGGATAGCCAATAACCTGTTTGGCCTGGCGTTCGCCCTGAACGGGGTGGAGCTGCTCCACCTGAACAACGTCAGTACCGGCTGCATCCTGCTGGGGGGGCTGTTTGTCTACGACGTCTTCTGG gtGTTTGGGACCAACGTCATGGTAACAGTCGCCAAGTCCTTTGAGGCACCAATCAAAT TGGTGTTTCCTCAGGACTTGTTGGAGAAAGGACTTGAAGCCAGTAACTTCGCCATGCTGGGTCTGGGTGACATCGTCATCCCTGGTATCTTCATCGCACTGCTGCTGCGCTTCGACGTCAG CCTGAAGAAGAACAGCAGGACGTATTTCTACTCCAGTTTCCTGGCCTACATCTTCGGACTGGGCCTCACCATCTTCGTCATGCACACCTTCAAACACGCACAG cCCGCCCTGCTCTACCTGGTCCCAGCCTGCGTCGGCTTCCCCGTCGTTGTAGCACTGTTCAAAGGAGAGCTCACAGAGATGTTCAG CTATGAGTCGTCAGAGGAAGTTCTCCCTGGCTCTCCCAGGCTCACTTCCTTCCCAACTGTCAGCGGCTCGCCCGCCAGCCTGGCTAGCTCCATGGATGCTGTCTCCATGGTGACAGGCTCCTCCCCCCGTCGCCGCAGGTTACAGCCCACCTCCATGTAG